In Achromobacter spanius, the following proteins share a genomic window:
- a CDS encoding DUF192 domain-containing protein, producing the protein MLKNVKLLPVNPTLFKTAFFKPAFLKALSAALAATALALTAGAHAQTGPQPPLPTTQLSAGIHIIRAEVADTDATRQSGLMFRKELQGNDGMLFVFERPDVQCFWMRNTLLPLSIAFIADDGTIVNIDDMAPQTEDPHCARKPVRYALEMAQGWFDQHGIKAGRKVDGLP; encoded by the coding sequence ATGCTGAAGAATGTGAAGTTATTGCCTGTCAACCCTACGTTGTTCAAGACAGCGTTCTTTAAACCAGCATTTCTGAAAGCACTGTCGGCGGCACTGGCCGCCACGGCGCTTGCGCTGACCGCGGGCGCCCACGCGCAAACCGGTCCGCAACCGCCCTTGCCCACCACACAGCTTTCGGCGGGCATCCATATTATCCGCGCTGAAGTCGCCGATACCGACGCCACCCGCCAAAGCGGCCTGATGTTCCGCAAGGAACTCCAGGGTAACGACGGCATGCTGTTCGTGTTCGAGCGGCCGGACGTGCAGTGCTTCTGGATGCGCAACACGCTCTTGCCGCTCTCGATAGCCTTTATCGCCGACGACGGCACGATCGTCAATATCGACGACATGGCGCCCCAGACCGAAGACCCGCACTGCGCAAGAAAGCCGGTGCGCTATGCCCTGGAAATGGCCCAAGGCTGGTTCGACCAGCACGGCATCAAGGCCGGCCGGAAAGTCGACGGGCTGCCCTGA
- the pbpC gene encoding penicillin-binding protein 1C: MRARRWRRRGIIAASVLFALAALLFVLDRLFPLPAIDSGGAAVIVAADGTPLRNYPSRDGIWRYPVTPDQVSPRYLDTLLTYEDRWFYWHPGVNPVAMARAGWQWATNRRIVSGGSTLTMQVARLIDPQLAGKPSRSMSAKLRQAWRAVQLEMHYSKDEILSMYLTHAPMGGIVEGVEMGSRLWLGKSARDLGPAEAAMLTALPQAPSRLRPDRHPEAAQAARDKVLDRMAELGRWAPADVADAKIENVIAPPLRARWLAPLAAQRLLQEAGATPTARRAGQRPPLVPSTLDADMQASVEQMLLDRVDSLPPKVSMAVLVMDNDTLEVKAYAGSADFSDDTRYAHVDMVRGVRSPGSTLKPFLYAQALDEGLIHSESLLIDAPLSFGGYAPGNFQAAFSGPVSVAQALQRSLNVPAVDLLDRVGPASFASVMLTGGVRLRLPDGAVPNLSLILGGGGTTLEELVGAYRALARDGVSGRPRLRAEQPRIESRMMSPGAAWIVRDILEGGGHPDRPFYQSGSPARRLAWKTGTSFGFRDAWAIGVTDRWTLGVWVGRPDGTPNPGFFGANVAAPLLQDIVAALPEGAQQVRSRPETVQAAVTCWPLGYRLGSVPSGECPEQRAAWLLNDTAPPSFAGYADATQGPLRVGGVATGSVLRPVPGSRQVALDVDVQGAEGEVWWMLDGRVVNHGASSHPFKLVLAQDGRYTLTVMDAQGRHDRVVFEIAGVTP; encoded by the coding sequence ATGCGCGCTCGCCGCTGGCGGCGGCGCGGCATCATCGCGGCCAGCGTGCTATTTGCGCTGGCCGCGTTGTTATTCGTGCTTGACCGCCTGTTTCCATTGCCCGCCATCGACTCGGGCGGGGCCGCCGTGATCGTTGCCGCCGACGGCACGCCGCTGCGCAATTACCCCAGCCGTGACGGCATCTGGCGCTATCCGGTCACGCCGGACCAAGTCTCGCCGCGCTATCTGGACACCTTGCTCACATATGAGGACCGCTGGTTCTACTGGCATCCCGGCGTCAATCCCGTGGCGATGGCGCGCGCCGGCTGGCAATGGGCCACGAACCGCCGCATCGTGTCGGGCGGCTCCACATTGACCATGCAGGTCGCGCGCTTGATCGACCCGCAACTGGCCGGCAAGCCGTCGCGTTCCATGTCCGCCAAATTGCGGCAAGCCTGGCGCGCGGTGCAACTGGAAATGCACTACAGCAAGGACGAGATTCTTTCCATGTACCTGACCCATGCGCCCATGGGGGGCATTGTGGAAGGCGTGGAGATGGGATCACGGCTCTGGCTGGGCAAGTCCGCGCGCGATCTCGGCCCCGCCGAAGCCGCCATGCTGACCGCCTTGCCGCAAGCGCCGTCGCGCCTGCGTCCCGATCGCCATCCCGAGGCGGCCCAGGCCGCGCGCGACAAGGTGCTGGACCGCATGGCCGAACTGGGCCGCTGGGCTCCGGCCGATGTGGCCGACGCCAAGATCGAAAACGTGATCGCGCCGCCACTGCGCGCGCGCTGGCTGGCGCCGCTGGCCGCGCAGCGCCTGTTGCAGGAAGCGGGCGCCACGCCGACCGCGCGCCGTGCGGGGCAACGGCCGCCCTTGGTTCCATCCACGCTGGATGCCGATATGCAGGCGTCGGTGGAACAAATGTTGCTGGACCGCGTGGACAGCCTGCCGCCCAAGGTGTCCATGGCGGTGCTGGTGATGGATAACGATACGCTGGAGGTCAAGGCCTACGCGGGCTCCGCCGATTTTTCCGACGATACCCGTTACGCCCACGTGGATATGGTGCGCGGCGTGCGCTCGCCGGGTTCTACTCTGAAACCGTTTCTGTATGCGCAGGCGCTGGACGAAGGGCTGATTCATTCCGAAAGCCTGCTGATCGACGCGCCGCTGTCGTTTGGCGGCTACGCTCCGGGTAATTTTCAAGCAGCGTTTTCGGGCCCTGTCAGCGTCGCGCAAGCATTGCAACGGTCGTTGAATGTGCCGGCGGTAGACCTGTTGGACCGCGTCGGCCCGGCGAGTTTTGCGTCGGTTATGCTGACCGGCGGCGTCCGGTTACGTTTGCCGGACGGGGCAGTCCCAAATTTAAGCTTGATTTTGGGCGGGGGTGGCACCACATTGGAAGAACTGGTGGGCGCTTATCGGGCTTTGGCCCGCGACGGCGTCTCGGGACGGCCCCGCCTTCGGGCGGAGCAACCTCGAATCGAGTCCCGTATGATGAGCCCTGGAGCCGCCTGGATCGTTCGCGATATCCTCGAAGGCGGCGGGCATCCCGACCGGCCTTTTTACCAGTCGGGCAGTCCGGCCCGGCGGCTGGCCTGGAAGACCGGAACCAGTTTCGGATTCCGGGACGCCTGGGCAATCGGGGTGACCGACCGATGGACGTTAGGCGTCTGGGTCGGCCGTCCGGATGGCACGCCGAACCCCGGTTTTTTCGGGGCGAATGTGGCGGCGCCATTACTGCAAGATATTGTGGCCGCGTTGCCGGAAGGCGCGCAGCAGGTCCGTAGCCGGCCCGAAACGGTGCAGGCGGCGGTCACGTGTTGGCCACTGGGTTATCGGCTGGGCAGCGTGCCGTCGGGGGAATGCCCCGAGCAGCGCGCGGCGTGGCTGCTGAACGACACGGCGCCGCCGTCATTTGCCGGTTATGCCGACGCCACGCAGGGGCCTTTGCGCGTGGGTGGCGTGGCCACCGGTTCGGTGCTTCGGCCCGTGCCGGGCAGCCGGCAAGTGGCGCTGGATGTGGATGTGCAGGGCGCCGAAGGCGAAGTATGGTGGATGCTTGACGGGCGCGTGGTGAATCATGGCGCGTCGAGTCATCCGTTTAAATTAGTGCTGGCGCAAGACGGCCGGTATACGCTTACCGTCATGGACGCACAAGGCCGCCACGATAGAGTGGTTTTTGAAATCGCTGGCGTTACGCCATGA
- a CDS encoding cold-shock protein codes for MSDTTATAVQGDNPKSTGTVKWFNDAKGFGFITPDDGGEDLFAHFSSIQMNGFKTLKEGQKVAFEIIQGPKGKQALNITAA; via the coding sequence ATGTCTGATACGACCGCAACCGCCGTCCAAGGGGACAATCCCAAATCGACGGGTACCGTCAAGTGGTTCAACGATGCAAAGGGGTTTGGCTTCATTACGCCCGACGACGGCGGTGAAGATCTGTTCGCCCACTTTTCGTCCATACAGATGAATGGTTTTAAAACCCTGAAGGAAGGCCAGAAAGTGGCTTTCGAAATCATTCAGGGGCCTAAAGGCAAACAGGCGCTTAATATCACGGCTGCCTGA
- the pcaF gene encoding 3-oxoadipyl-CoA thiolase produces the protein MTVNAFICDAIRTPFGRYGGALASVRPDDLAAVAIKALIARNPGVRWEELDDAIMGCANQAGEDNRNVARMATLLAGLPIEVPGATVNRLCGSGLDAIGTAARAIRAGEAGLMLAGGVESMSRAPFVMGKADSAFSRSAAIFDTTIGWRFVNKLMKAQYGVDSMPETAENVADDFKISREDQDLFALASQQKTARAQQEGVFDAEIVPVSIAQKKGDPIVVSKDEHPRETSLESLAKLKGVVREGGTVTAGNASGVNDGAAALLLADEKAAARHGLTPRARVVGMATAGVAPRIMGIGPAPATLKVLAQTGLTLDQMDVIELNEAFAAQGLAVLRQLGIADNDPRVNPNGGAIALGHPLGASGARLATTAINQLHRTGGRYALCTMCIGVGQGIALIIERV, from the coding sequence ATGACCGTGAATGCCTTTATTTGTGATGCGATCCGCACTCCCTTCGGCCGCTACGGCGGTGCGTTGGCCAGCGTGCGCCCCGACGATCTGGCTGCCGTTGCCATCAAGGCGCTGATTGCGCGCAACCCCGGCGTGCGCTGGGAAGAACTGGACGACGCCATCATGGGCTGCGCGAACCAGGCTGGTGAAGACAACCGCAACGTGGCCCGCATGGCCACGCTGCTGGCGGGCCTGCCCATCGAAGTGCCCGGCGCCACGGTCAACCGCCTGTGCGGTTCGGGCCTGGACGCCATCGGCACCGCCGCCCGCGCCATCCGCGCGGGCGAAGCCGGTTTGATGCTGGCCGGCGGCGTGGAAAGCATGAGCCGCGCTCCCTTCGTCATGGGCAAGGCCGACAGCGCGTTCTCGCGCAGCGCCGCCATCTTCGACACGACCATCGGCTGGCGCTTCGTCAACAAGCTGATGAAGGCCCAGTACGGCGTGGACTCCATGCCGGAAACGGCCGAAAACGTCGCTGACGACTTCAAGATCAGCCGCGAAGACCAAGACCTGTTCGCGCTGGCCAGCCAGCAAAAGACGGCTCGCGCTCAGCAAGAAGGCGTGTTCGACGCCGAAATCGTGCCGGTGTCGATCGCCCAGAAAAAGGGCGACCCCATCGTCGTCTCCAAAGACGAACACCCGCGTGAAACCAGCCTGGAATCGCTGGCCAAGCTGAAGGGCGTGGTCCGCGAAGGCGGCACCGTCACGGCCGGCAATGCGTCGGGCGTGAACGACGGCGCCGCCGCATTGCTGCTGGCCGATGAAAAGGCCGCGGCCCGCCACGGCCTGACGCCGCGCGCCCGCGTGGTCGGCATGGCCACCGCCGGCGTTGCGCCGCGCATCATGGGTATCGGCCCGGCGCCCGCCACGCTGAAAGTGCTGGCGCAAACCGGCCTGACGCTGGACCAGATGGACGTCATCGAACTCAATGAAGCGTTCGCCGCCCAAGGCCTGGCTGTGCTGCGTCAATTGGGCATTGCCGACAACGACCCGCGCGTGAACCCCAACGGCGGCGCGATCGCCCTGGGCCACCCCTTGGGTGCGTCGGGTGCGCGTCTGGCCACCACGGCCATCAACCAACTGCACCGCACGGGCGGCCGTTACGCGCTGTGCACGATGTGCATCGGCGTGGGCCAGGGCATCGCGCTGATCATCGAGCGCGTCTAA
- the clpS gene encoding ATP-dependent Clp protease adapter ClpS — protein MSSTLDTQHDLAVEKAPARAAPPPMYQVLLLNDDYTPMEFVVKVLQKFFNKNHEEATRIMLQVHHEGRGVCGVYPRDLAATRIAQVGQYARARQHPLQCVMEPV, from the coding sequence ATGAGTTCTACCTTGGATACCCAGCATGATTTGGCCGTCGAGAAGGCACCGGCACGCGCCGCGCCGCCTCCGATGTATCAGGTTCTGCTGCTGAATGACGACTACACGCCGATGGAATTCGTCGTGAAAGTCCTGCAAAAATTCTTCAATAAAAACCATGAAGAGGCAACGCGGATCATGCTGCAAGTGCATCACGAAGGTCGCGGAGTATGCGGGGTGTATCCCCGAGACCTCGCGGCTACCCGCATTGCCCAGGTAGGACAGTATGCGCGGGCGCGTCAGCACCCGCTGCAATGTGTGATGGAACCCGTTTAA
- a CDS encoding alpha-2-macroglobulin family protein → MSGKVSKTWLAVAGVVVLAGAIGVGWWMGGKDKQGAAPVQAPAVSTATQTPAAAPAAAAGDGKPALGASATVGAPDPFAALTCQPRQFNDALSLSVTFTQPVDAKAKLDDFLQVTDLGASSGKADEDNETPANAGDQPASVKPGDSAPKGKILKGSWIVGENPRMVYFPYIQPQRKYAITVRSGLPGVGDKVVLAETSNCEVNTQAMPPSFYFASRGVVLPAGQNGGLPVATVNVPEVDVQFLRVAPDRVPELFETVLGIGRNTASASDEDEAGYDEEDNWRYSDNRSLKGSVSNWDLDRLNSLTTSVYQGRFITDDKPNRRHVTFLPVEGVKELQEPGIYIAVMSQPGRFRYEYQVTYFYVSDIGLHARRYSDRVEAYSVSLKSGQAISGAVFELVDGAGKTLAKAAADAQGHVRFDGSFTNARVIRASRDKEMTVLALGEPALDLSEFDTGGHVSRPNNLFVYAGRNLYRPGETFNVSVLPRDLDGRMLTPAPLTATIKRPDGRVVQTTLWQPKKDLVGYVERAIDLPLDAQTGSWLLELRVDPASRTPDASWKFQVEEFLPERMKMALTSDQEVLSPEEELIVNVQGDYLYGAPAAGNRLLSSFQVKRDRFALAQKWPGFIFGDVADDTRRTFGELPEEALDDKGAARISVNPSVAGTHSPMKVRVSASLLESGGRPVVRSIERSVWPADKLIAVRPQFDSDVARERAPAAFEVIRANAQGEIVPLAQAQMRLFREERQYYWRFDDQRGWNSGYTETEELVDSREIALNDRAQLTVPVKWGRYRLEITDPETGETMRYRFYAGWNAQDADAMGNRPDRVQMKLEGVPAKPGDTVKVTLTPPHDGQALVTVEGDRMLWSTWVAVKATGTEVEIPISKDWKRHDLYVAAAVFRPGSEGDRVTPARALGLAFLPIASADRKLDVKLSAAAKTEPETKTTVRVKVDGAQGKQATVTLSAVDVGILNINQYATPDPLDYFFGKHRYAPELLDMYGKLIEKMEGTKGKLKWGGDAAMRGDSKSLPKKVKLVDLFSGPVTLNAQGEADIPLDLPDFNGTLRLMAVAFTADNYGSTDTEMVVAAPVVAELNTPRFITPGDQAAIALDLTNLSGAEQKISIKLEALDPLAITDGVRTVTLKDKQRTTLRFNATTTGSYGLGLMRLTVDGQGGAKPVHIVRESVLQVQPAYAGERQVRRLRLNPGETNVAQAAWVSSYYPDSALVSLTVSNRPPFNVNKLVEGLLAYPYGCAEQTISRALPWVLIDDAVAKQFGLKPHSQVERAAQVSGAIGRLSGMRNAVGSYNLWSGSSSRDVWLTAYAVGFLQDARDQGFEVPEATLDRSRQWLLEQVQQTSNTFGTWSVNLRRNVEAGRIDGSDANILREDHRRFAGLSTAVLALARDKKAPLSTVRQLFDNYQERARSPLPLIQLAAAFKLMGDEGRMKSALDAAMTREYGFPRRNYNGYYDEWLGDYGSSVRDYALSYALANQYGLKHERLENLLTQLTSRLGNRSYLSTQERMALLMAARAIGGDKGTPWEAALTVNGVRKPLDGGKSDQTVGLSAADLANTQIVNTGAQSLFLEYDIQGSPTVAPKPRNDVIQLKRGWYRPDGKPWDGGTLQSGDMLVVWVQASANQNIPDALIEDRVPAGFEVENLNLSQSPEMQEWTIGGRRVAEAMADSNIKHREFRDDRYVAAVSLGRGKVDVFYLVRVVTPGRYAVPSTVAEDMYRPEIRGVGEQWSTVEIRDRGAKRP, encoded by the coding sequence GTGAGTGGAAAGGTTAGCAAGACCTGGCTGGCGGTTGCCGGCGTTGTGGTGTTGGCGGGCGCCATCGGCGTGGGCTGGTGGATGGGCGGCAAGGACAAGCAGGGCGCGGCTCCTGTCCAGGCGCCGGCGGTTTCCACCGCGACTCAAACTCCAGCTGCAGCCCCGGCCGCTGCGGCTGGCGACGGCAAGCCCGCATTGGGTGCCAGCGCGACGGTGGGCGCACCCGACCCCTTCGCGGCGCTGACCTGCCAGCCGCGCCAATTCAACGATGCGCTGTCGCTCTCGGTCACGTTTACCCAGCCGGTGGACGCCAAGGCCAAGCTGGATGATTTCCTCCAGGTCACCGACCTGGGCGCCTCGTCGGGCAAGGCTGACGAAGACAACGAGACCCCCGCCAATGCGGGCGACCAGCCGGCCTCGGTCAAGCCTGGCGACTCCGCGCCCAAAGGCAAGATCCTGAAAGGCAGTTGGATCGTGGGCGAGAACCCGCGCATGGTGTATTTCCCGTACATCCAGCCGCAGCGCAAATACGCCATCACGGTGCGTTCGGGTTTGCCCGGCGTGGGTGACAAGGTCGTGCTGGCTGAAACCTCGAACTGCGAAGTGAATACGCAGGCCATGCCGCCGTCGTTCTATTTCGCCAGTCGCGGCGTGGTGCTGCCGGCCGGCCAGAACGGCGGTTTGCCGGTGGCTACCGTGAACGTGCCCGAGGTTGACGTGCAGTTCCTGCGCGTGGCCCCGGACCGTGTGCCGGAATTGTTTGAAACGGTGCTGGGCATTGGCCGCAACACCGCGTCGGCCTCCGACGAAGATGAAGCCGGCTACGACGAAGAGGACAACTGGCGCTATTCCGACAACCGCAGCCTGAAAGGCTCGGTCAGCAACTGGGATCTGGACCGCCTGAATTCGCTGACGACCAGCGTCTATCAGGGCCGTTTCATCACCGACGACAAGCCGAACCGCCGCCATGTCACCTTCCTGCCGGTTGAAGGCGTGAAGGAACTGCAAGAGCCCGGCATCTATATCGCGGTCATGAGCCAACCGGGCCGTTTCCGCTACGAATACCAGGTTACCTATTTCTACGTGAGCGACATCGGCCTGCATGCGCGCCGTTACAGCGACCGCGTTGAAGCCTATTCCGTGTCGCTGAAGTCGGGCCAGGCCATTTCGGGCGCCGTATTCGAACTGGTGGACGGCGCGGGCAAGACGCTGGCCAAGGCCGCTGCCGATGCGCAGGGCCATGTGCGTTTTGACGGCAGCTTCACCAATGCGCGCGTCATCCGTGCCTCGCGCGACAAGGAAATGACCGTGCTGGCCCTGGGCGAACCGGCGCTGGACCTGTCTGAGTTCGATACGGGCGGCCATGTGTCGCGCCCCAACAATCTGTTCGTCTACGCCGGCCGCAATTTGTACCGTCCGGGCGAGACCTTCAACGTGTCGGTGCTGCCGCGCGACCTGGACGGCCGCATGCTGACACCCGCGCCGCTGACGGCGACGATCAAGCGCCCCGATGGCCGTGTGGTGCAGACTACCCTGTGGCAGCCCAAGAAAGATCTGGTCGGCTATGTTGAGCGCGCCATCGACCTGCCGCTGGATGCCCAGACGGGTTCGTGGCTGCTTGAACTGCGCGTGGACCCCGCTTCGCGCACGCCGGATGCGTCGTGGAAGTTCCAGGTCGAGGAATTCCTGCCTGAACGCATGAAGATGGCGTTGACCTCTGATCAAGAGGTGCTGTCGCCGGAAGAGGAACTGATCGTCAATGTGCAGGGCGATTACCTCTACGGCGCGCCTGCCGCCGGCAACCGCCTGCTGTCCAGCTTCCAGGTCAAGCGCGACCGTTTTGCCTTGGCGCAGAAATGGCCGGGCTTCATCTTCGGCGACGTGGCCGATGACACACGTCGCACGTTCGGCGAACTGCCCGAGGAGGCGCTGGACGACAAGGGCGCAGCCCGGATCAGCGTGAATCCAAGTGTGGCAGGCACGCACTCGCCCATGAAGGTGCGCGTGTCGGCCAGCCTGCTGGAATCGGGCGGCCGCCCGGTGGTTCGTTCCATTGAGCGCAGCGTCTGGCCCGCCGACAAACTGATTGCCGTGCGTCCGCAGTTTGACAGCGATGTGGCGCGCGAACGCGCACCCGCCGCGTTTGAAGTCATCCGTGCCAATGCCCAAGGCGAGATCGTTCCGCTGGCCCAGGCCCAGATGCGCTTGTTCCGCGAAGAGCGCCAATACTATTGGCGCTTTGACGACCAGCGCGGCTGGAACAGCGGCTATACCGAAACCGAAGAACTGGTGGACTCGCGCGAAATCGCCTTGAACGACCGCGCGCAACTGACCGTGCCGGTCAAGTGGGGTCGTTACCGCCTTGAAATCACCGACCCGGAAACGGGCGAAACGATGCGCTACCGCTTCTATGCGGGCTGGAACGCACAGGACGCCGACGCGATGGGCAACCGCCCCGACCGCGTGCAGATGAAGCTGGAAGGCGTGCCGGCCAAGCCGGGCGACACCGTCAAGGTCACGCTGACGCCGCCGCACGACGGCCAGGCGCTGGTCACGGTAGAAGGCGACCGCATGCTGTGGTCCACCTGGGTTGCCGTGAAGGCGACGGGCACCGAAGTTGAAATTCCGATCAGCAAGGATTGGAAGCGCCACGACCTGTATGTGGCTGCCGCCGTGTTCCGCCCGGGTAGCGAAGGCGACCGCGTGACGCCGGCTCGTGCGCTGGGCCTGGCGTTCCTGCCGATTGCCAGCGCCGACCGCAAGCTGGATGTGAAGTTGAGCGCGGCCGCCAAGACCGAGCCCGAAACCAAGACCACCGTGCGCGTCAAGGTCGACGGCGCGCAGGGCAAGCAAGCCACGGTGACGCTGTCCGCGGTGGACGTGGGCATTCTGAACATCAACCAATACGCCACGCCCGATCCGCTGGATTATTTCTTCGGCAAGCACCGCTACGCGCCCGAACTGCTGGACATGTACGGCAAGCTGATCGAGAAAATGGAGGGCACCAAGGGCAAGCTGAAGTGGGGCGGTGACGCCGCCATGCGCGGCGACAGCAAGAGCCTGCCCAAGAAGGTCAAGCTGGTCGACCTGTTCTCGGGTCCGGTCACCTTGAACGCGCAGGGCGAAGCGGATATTCCGCTGGATCTGCCCGACTTCAACGGCACCCTGCGCCTGATGGCCGTGGCGTTCACGGCCGACAACTACGGCAGCACCGACACCGAAATGGTGGTGGCCGCGCCGGTCGTCGCCGAACTGAATACGCCGCGCTTCATCACGCCGGGTGACCAGGCCGCCATTGCGCTGGACCTGACCAACCTGAGCGGCGCCGAGCAAAAGATCAGCATCAAGCTGGAAGCGCTGGACCCGCTCGCCATTACCGACGGCGTGCGCACGGTGACGCTGAAGGACAAGCAGCGCACCACCTTGCGCTTTAACGCGACCACGACCGGTTCGTATGGCCTGGGCCTGATGCGCCTGACCGTCGACGGGCAGGGCGGCGCCAAGCCCGTGCACATCGTGCGCGAATCGGTGCTGCAGGTGCAACCGGCCTACGCGGGCGAGCGCCAGGTTCGTCGCCTGCGCCTGAACCCGGGCGAAACCAACGTGGCGCAAGCGGCGTGGGTGTCTTCGTATTACCCGGATTCGGCGCTGGTCAGCCTGACGGTGTCGAACCGTCCGCCGTTCAACGTGAACAAGCTGGTTGAAGGCCTGCTGGCGTATCCGTACGGATGCGCCGAACAGACCATCAGCCGCGCCTTGCCGTGGGTGTTGATCGACGACGCCGTGGCCAAGCAGTTCGGCCTGAAGCCGCACTCGCAGGTGGAGCGCGCCGCCCAGGTGTCCGGCGCCATCGGCCGCTTGTCCGGCATGCGCAATGCGGTGGGTTCTTACAACCTCTGGAGCGGTTCCAGCTCGCGCGATGTGTGGCTGACGGCCTATGCCGTCGGCTTCCTGCAAGACGCGCGCGACCAAGGCTTTGAAGTGCCCGAAGCCACGCTCGACCGTTCGCGCCAATGGCTGCTGGAGCAAGTGCAGCAGACGTCCAACACCTTCGGCACGTGGTCGGTGAACCTGCGCCGCAACGTTGAAGCCGGCCGCATCGACGGCAGCGACGCCAACATCCTGCGCGAAGACCATCGCCGCTTTGCCGGCTTGTCGACCGCCGTGCTGGCCTTGGCCCGCGACAAGAAGGCGCCGCTGTCGACGGTGCGCCAACTGTTCGACAACTATCAAGAGCGCGCGCGTTCGCCGCTGCCCCTGATCCAGTTGGCGGCTGCATTCAAGCTGATGGGCGACGAAGGGCGCATGAAGTCCGCGCTGGACGCGGCGATGACGCGCGAATACGGTTTCCCGCGTCGCAATTACAACGGCTACTACGACGAATGGCTGGGCGACTATGGCAGCAGCGTGCGCGACTACGCCTTGTCGTACGCGCTGGCCAACCAGTACGGGCTGAAGCACGAGCGCCTGGAAAATCTGCTGACGCAGCTGACTTCGCGCCTGGGCAACCGTTCGTACCTGTCCACGCAGGAACGCATGGCGCTGTTGATGGCGGCACGCGCCATCGGTGGCGACAAGGGCACGCCGTGGGAAGCCGCGCTGACCGTCAATGGCGTGCGCAAGCCGCTGGACGGCGGCAAGAGCGACCAGACGGTGGGCTTGTCGGCGGCTGACCTTGCCAACACGCAGATCGTCAACACCGGCGCGCAGTCCCTGTTCCTGGAGTACGACATCCAGGGCAGCCCGACGGTTGCGCCCAAGCCGCGCAACGACGTGATCCAGCTCAAGCGTGGCTGGTATCGTCCGGACGGCAAACCGTGGGATGGCGGCACGCTGCAAAGCGGCGACATGCTGGTGGTGTGGGTGCAAGCCAGCGCCAACCAGAACATTCCCGATGCGCTGATCGAGGACCGCGTGCCGGCGGGTTTTGAAGTAGAAAACCTGAACCTGTCGCAAAGCCCCGAGATGCAGGAATGGACGATCGGCGGACGCCGCGTGGCCGAAGCCATGGCCGACTCCAACATCAAGCATCGTGAGTTCCGTGATGACCGCTACGTGGCTGCGGTGTCCCTGGGCCGCGGCAAGGTCGACGTGTTCTATCTGGTGCGCGTCGTGACGCCGGGCCGCTACGCGGTGCCGTCGACCGTGGCGGAAGATATGTACCGCCCGGAAATCCGTGGCGTGGGTGAGCAGTGGAGCACGGTCGAAATTCGCGATCGCGGCGCCAAGCGTCCTTGA